CGCATCAGGTGCTTGGACACGGACCTTCACAGACAACTTAAATCCTTTATTTACATTATTGATACAAGGTTTTCACAAAGCCTTAGTGTTTTTTGGGCATGCTGCGGAGAGGATGAGGCAGTTCTCAGGAAAGCACCTACAGCCACAGCGAACTCATTCGGACAGAACCGGACGCCTGTCAAACTGGAGCAGAACTCTTTCACAAAGTCTGCAGGCAGCCAATCATGGGGTACATCCATAACACACGTCTCTACAACCCCATTCTTAATGTCCATCTCCAGTCCAATGCTGATGATGTTCTCCACCATAAAGGATGTGCAAACGCTGAATTTTGGAGTCTTGCCATAAACCCAGTCCCAGTTTTTCAGATCAGAGGTCATCTTGTGTATTCCAGGCATTAGCACTTCGGATCCTGGGTCCACCGTGAGGACAGGACAGTCAAGGTCAAACTCTTTATTATAACGAGACGCAATGGCGTCCATGAGGGACTCGGGGTTCAGAGTGGGGTCGTGGTCTGAGAGATTTGTAACAAGGGAAGGCACACTGGGGGTGGCGTTGCTTTTCAGGCCAGTGCAGGAACTTTTCAGGACTGATGAGAGGACAGAGCGATCTGCAGAACACAGCAGGGTGCAGTGATGATAAGCAGCCGTCCTGCCCAGCTTGGCTGCAGTCCCCGAGATCTTATAACATCCGTTCAGGATGATATCAAATCTCTCTGTCGCACAGACATCCAAATTCGGTCTGAGCGCCTTCAGTGCCCCGGTGACGACCCCGAGGTTAGTCAGGCGGTCATATTTCTTCTTCGAAGTGAAGAACGTCATATTTATGTTGCCCAGATCGTGGTACACGGTTCCTCCGCCGCTCCGCCGTCTCGCCACCGGGATTCCGGTCCGCCTCAGCAGCTCCAGGTTACACTCCTGCCACGGGTTCTGGTGCCGCCCGATCACCACAGCCGGGCCATTTCTCCATAAAAACAAGATTCTCCGGCTCTGCAGGTCGACATGATCATGGATCCAGTCCTCTAAAGCCAGGTTCTGGAAAATATCCGTGGATGAAGACTTGAGGATGAGTCCCCCATTATCAAAACACCAGTTTAAAGTGCTCTCGTGTCGCATGAGCCGGTTGAAGTCACGTGTTCTGACAAACACTAGTGATAAAGTCCTCAGAATCATTTCTAATTGTTTTTCTTGACTGAAAGTCTTCGTTACATGTTCCACAGATTGacatgaaacgtgtttatatttacaaattcACTATTAATTCATTGTCTGAGGATACACACATTCATGCAGGAGTTTATCCACTCACGGGGGCGGAGCCTCAAAGTTTTTACATCCGGTGTCAAGGGACGTTTGTTTAAAAATCTTCAAAATTTTAGTGATAAAGTCTTCAGAGTCATTTCTGTTTTTTCTTGACTGAAAGTCTTCGTTACACGTTCCACAGGTTGACATGAAACATGTTTTATCTTTATTAATTCATTGTCTAAGGATACACACATTCCTACAAGCGTTTATCCGCTCACGGGGGCGGAGTCAAAGTTTTTACATCCGGTGTCAAGGGCCGTTCATCCGGTTTGTTTAAAAATCTTCAAAATTTTAGCGATAAAGTCCTCAGAATCATttctaatgttttttttcttgactGAAAGTCTTCGTTACACGTTCCACAGATTGACATGAAACGTGTTTTATCTTTATTAATTCATTGTCTAAGGATACATACATTCCTACCAGAGTTTATCCGCTCACGGGGGCGGAGTCAAAGTTTTTACATCCGGTGTCAAGGGACGTTCTTCCGGTTTGTTTAAAAGTCTTCAAAATTTAAGCATGGCGCATTAAAAAAGTAAAAGTTTCTgtcatcagggggaaaaaaacaccccAAATTTTTGTTAATTTGTATTTGTAAATTTAACAATTGGTTTTCTACAAAATTATATTTTTAGCTTACCGTGAAAAAATGAAAGATTTCCTTAACGTTAGCATTTGGTTTACATTTTATTTGTGAACCATTTCATAACGTGAAAGGAACATTCTATTTCAGTTCATAAAGTCAGTCCTGGGGAGCACAGTGGGTCACTgggtaacactgtcacctcacagcaagaaggttctaggtttgaatcTTGCAGCcgactgtggagtttgcatgttgtgggtgggtggcacggtggtg
The DNA window shown above is from Neoarius graeffei isolate fNeoGra1 chromosome 18, fNeoGra1.pri, whole genome shotgun sequence and carries:
- the lipt1 gene encoding lipoyltransferase 1, mitochondrial, with translation MILRTLSLVFVRTRDFNRLMRHESTLNWCFDNGGLILKSSSTDIFQNLALEDWIHDHVDLQSRRILFLWRNGPAVVIGRHQNPWQECNLELLRRTGIPVARRRSGGGTVYHDLGNINMTFFTSKKKYDRLTNLGVVTGALKALRPNLDVCATERFDIILNGCYKISGTAAKLGRTAAYHHCTLLCSADRSVLSSVLKSSCTGLKSNATPSVPSLVTNLSDHDPTLNPESLMDAIASRYNKEFDLDCPVLTVDPGSEVLMPGIHKMTSDLKNWDWVYGKTPKFSVCTSFMVENIISIGLEMDIKNGVVETCVMDVPHDWLPADFVKEFCSSLTGVRFCPNEFAVAVGAFLRTASSSPQHAQKTLRLCENLVSIM